GGTAAAGAGGTCAAAGCCAAGTTCAATAAGGGCTGGCTTTGGTTGCACAATGGCGACTCTTTTGCCCTGCTGATCATCGCCAAACCAGATCTGAACACAACCACGCTCAATCTCGTGCTCAAATCTTCCCTGTCGACCCTTGACTCGAGTCTGCGCCGGCCTTCGCCCAATCCAAACCTCCGGCAGATCAACTTCACAGTCGAGCATGTCGGAGCGATTGCGCGTGCAATCAATCTGGCGCTGGGGCATTTTCAGGGGCAGATTTCGCGCTTTGAGATCGCTGATGTCCTCCGTATGGCAAAGGACCAGCTTCTCGACCACTATCCCGTGCTCAAGCACTTCACGGTCGACGCCAACGGCGGCATTATCGTCATCAAGGGCGCCGAAAAGAATATGGATTCGACTGCCGTTGCTGCAGCCGCGCAGTTGATCGCGGTGTTCATACACATGGTCAGCTTCAAAGCCAATATCACCGGCTTCGACATCGAGAAGATTACTTTGGGATTACAGCTACCACTGTCGGAAATTGGATTCTACAATTACTTCGCATCAGCCAGGCGGCATGCGATTAAATAGGTGTCAGAGGGGCGGCCGGGTTAAATCAGCCTTAGATTTGAAAAAACTCCTCATCCAGTTACGGTAAAGGACTTTTAAAGCCACCACAGTTTTTTGCTCCCGCTACTCATCCTTGAGGGGAGAGGTCACGGCAGGACGCGCAACCATAATTGGGGGCGACCTTCATAATTGAGTTGTTAGAGATTTTTCAAATAAACCCCTCTCTAACACCTGCAAGAATATACGCTCGTTCTTGATTCGCACAATAACCTTTTGGTTAGAAACTGATTATTGTTCAAGCAGGCATGCAATTTGTATCACTTTCCGATTCCCGTCAACCCGTTGTCACATCAACACCTTCCATCAACTGACGCCTGACCCCTTGTGGGCGTCGTTATTTCCTTGCCCCTAATCGATAACCATTATATATGTATGTCATGACTCCAAACCTCCCCCAATCGGTTTCCGGTGTAGGTATCGACTTGCTCGACATCGACCGCATGAAACTCGCCTATCAACGCCACGGCGAAGCCTTTTTCCAGCGTGTTTTCACCAAGCAGGAGATCGAATTCTGTTCCTCTAAGCTCAATCCCTTTCCCTCCTATGCCGTCCGCTTTGCCGCCAAAGAGGCCGTTTTCAAGGCACTTTCGCAGGTCGGAATCCGCATTGTCCGCTGGCAGGATATCGAAGTCACCCAGTCAACCGACGGCGTCCCCGCTTTGTCGGTCATTGGCGCCGAGGATTACTCTTACCACCTGTCGATGAGCCACACGACTACCTTAGCGACCGCGATTGTCGTTATTGAGCGCAATCGCTGATACGATTTAATCTTGGAGCGCCTTGTCGCTTTCACTATTTTCACCATTGACCGGCTTGTTCTTTAGCCGATAGATTAAGGGTATAAGCTAATGTCGCCGGCAACGGCAACATTGTTCGGATGAAGATTGATTGTTTTCATACATGGAGGTAACTCATGCCGCTGAATCTAAAACAAATTGAATCGCTGCTTGGCCCGGATGCCAAAACCCTGCTGACGCACAAATGCAAAGGCATCCCCAAAAATCGCGTCCATCTGCCCGGTCCCGATTTTGTCGATCGCGTCCTTTCGCTCTCGGATCGCAATAACAATGTCATTCGCAATTTGAGCGCGATGCTCACGCATGGCCGTCTCTCCGGTACCGGCTTTATGTCGATTCTCCCGGTCGATCAAGGCATCGAACATTCCGCCGGCGCATCATTTGCACCGAACCCGGATTACTTCGACCCGGAGAAGATTATCGAACTCGCCATTGAAGGCGGCTGCAATGCTGTCGCTTCAACCTATGGCGTGCTCGGAATCATGTCGCGCAAATATGCCCACAAGATTCCGTTCATCGTCAAGATCAATCACAACGAGTTCCTCACCTATCCCAATGCATTCGATCAGGTGATGTTCGGCACAATCAAGGAAGCCTGGAACATGGGCGCTGCCGCTGTTGGCGCAACCATCTATTTCGGCTCACCGGAATCGCGCCGCCAAATTATCGAAGTCTCCCAAGCATTCACGATGGCGCACGAACTTGGCCTTGCCACCGTGCTGTGGTGTTATACTCGTAATTCTGCTTTCAAGATCGGCGATACCGATTACCATACCTCCGCCGACTTGTCGTCGCAGGCAAATCATCTCGGTGTGACGATTCAGGCTGACATCATCAAACAGAAGATGTCGGAAAACAACGGCGGTTTCCCGGCTGTTGAAAAGGCTGCCGGAAAGCCATACTCCAAGTGGAGCAAGAAAGTCTACGAAACGCTGACCACCGACAACCCGATTGATTGGGTGCGTTATCAGGTCGCCAATTGCTATATGGGTCGTGCGGGATTGATCAACTCCGGCGGCGCTTCGGGCAAGAATGACTTGGCGGATGCCGTCAAGACAGCCGTCGTCAACAAACGCGCCGGCGGCATGGGATTGATCTCGGGTCGCAAGGCGTTCCAGCGCCCGATGAAGGAAGGCGTCGAATTGCTCAACGCAATTCAGGACGTCTACCTCTGCGAGGACATCACCGTCGCGTAAGCCGTGTCATTCCGGCCCCGTTAAAACGCGGGGTAGACTTCAGCCGGAATCCAGTTCAGTTCAGTGCCCGCCAGACGTAGACGCTTGGCGGGTTCTTCAATTTGTCTAAGAAAGTCCCGTGAATCGGCGCTTTGCCCGCCACAATCCGAATTCCAATAGTTGTCAGGAACCACAGATCGTTCAGTTTCGGCTTGCGGCATTCCGGAACCGGCTAGCATCCGCGAGTTCTGGAGATTCCCTGCTTGCTCGTAGAGCAAGAATTCGTATAATATAGATACTCTTAGTTTATATTCCATAATCGACTACTGCGATTTAGCGATTGAATCATCGAGAAACTAGACTTGCGAGGAGAACCCATGTGCCCCTTCCACAGAACTTGGAACTTGCTCAGGTATGTACTGCTGGCGTTGCTAATATTGGCCGCACTGAATCCACCATCCTATGCCGCCAGTCAAACTACCACGACTTACCAGGGACGGCTGACTGATGCTGCCGGAATGCCATTAGACGGGGACTATCAGGTGACGTTTGCCCTATACGTGGATTCACTCAGCGTGAGTCCCAGCTGGCAGGAAACACACGAAGTGACTTGCATTGACGGACTCTTCACCGTCGATTTGGGAAAAACGTCGGCATTCCCCTACTGGGTTATTGGCGAATCGGGCGTATTCTTAGGCATCACGGTCGGGACTGACCCGGAGTTGTTTCCGCGACGCAGACTGACAAGCGCTCTTTCTGCTATGCGCGTCGGATCGATTGATCGTGCGGCTGGCGGTACAATCCTCGGAAATGTATATGTCACCAATTGGGTGAGTGGACAGACGGCGGTCCAGGCGTATGGCGGACTTCAGGGTGGACACTTTCAAGCGGCCGATCCAACGACGGATGCGGTTGGGCTCCGAGGATTTTATGGCGGTATTGGACCGCATGATGCTAAGGGAGTAAGCGGAGAAGCTGTTGCCAGCGATGGCTACGGTATCGGCGGAGAATTTACCGGTGGTTGGTACGGTGTCTATGCGCGAGGTGTCGTTCCTTCTTATAGCGAGTGGAGCCATACGGGAGTCCGTGGCATTGCCGAAGGCTATGCCGGCAGCAACTCGAATTACGGTGTCAGCGGCACGGCCGGCGGTGGTTTGTTCAGCTACGGCGTCAAAGGTTACGGATATCATAACGGCACGCCCGGCGCGAATACCTATGGTGTATATGGTAGTGCCGGTTATTTTGATGGTTTCGGCGCCTGGGCTGGATACTTTAACGGCTGGACTACCTGCAATGGCACTCTCGAAGTTATGGGCACGCTCATCAAGCCCGCGGGGTCGTTTCGCATCGATCATCCACTGGACCCCGAAAACAAGTTTCTCCAACATAGTTTTGTTGAGTCGCCCGACATGAAAAATATTTACGATGGCAATGTTGTTACTGATGCCAACGGCGACGCGACCGTCACCATGCCCGATTGGTTCTCGGCACTTAATCGCGATTTTTGCTACCAGCTGACTGTCATCGGTCAGTTTGCTCAGGCAATCGTCTCTGAAAAGTTGAACGGCAACCGCTTCTCTATCAAGACCGACAAGCCAAATATCGAAGTATCATGGCAGTTGACCGGCATCCGGAAGGACGCA
This genomic interval from bacterium contains the following:
- the acpS gene encoding holo-ACP synthase; protein product: MTPNLPQSVSGVGIDLLDIDRMKLAYQRHGEAFFQRVFTKQEIEFCSSKLNPFPSYAVRFAAKEAVFKALSQVGIRIVRWQDIEVTQSTDGVPALSVIGAEDYSYHLSMSHTTTLATAIVVIERNR
- a CDS encoding class I fructose-bisphosphate aldolase; amino-acid sequence: MPLNLKQIESLLGPDAKTLLTHKCKGIPKNRVHLPGPDFVDRVLSLSDRNNNVIRNLSAMLTHGRLSGTGFMSILPVDQGIEHSAGASFAPNPDYFDPEKIIELAIEGGCNAVASTYGVLGIMSRKYAHKIPFIVKINHNEFLTYPNAFDQVMFGTIKEAWNMGAAAVGATIYFGSPESRRQIIEVSQAFTMAHELGLATVLWCYTRNSAFKIGDTDYHTSADLSSQANHLGVTIQADIIKQKMSENNGGFPAVEKAAGKPYSKWSKKVYETLTTDNPIDWVRYQVANCYMGRAGLINSGGASGKNDLADAVKTAVVNKRAGGMGLISGRKAFQRPMKEGVELLNAIQDVYLCEDITVA